The sequence below is a genomic window from Chiroxiphia lanceolata isolate bChiLan1 chromosome 8, bChiLan1.pri, whole genome shotgun sequence.
TTTTATAACATAATATGCTGCACTGTGACTCTGCTGACCCTCTGTCTGGGGGGGAAtatgtcttttcttttcccGCTCCACATGGATCCAGAGCATTCAAAGGAGCTTCTAGGATAAACATTTGGAGATGGTTGTTCTGAACTGTGGCAATTATTACAAGGTGCAGTAATAAATTGTCAGCAGCACATCTGGTGTGTGCAGCATTTCAGTAGTGCAGACTGAGTTATGGTCAGCACTGTTGACCTATTACCTGAACTAGAACAATGTATATCTTGGCTCTGCTCCTGGCTAGTAAATGCAGTTTAATTTGGGTCATTAATATTATATGGACAGATTACGTGTGGGCCTACTctttgttttaggaaaaaaaggaatgtgtaGTGAACTGGGCAAGAAAATTGCTAGAGGTGTGGGCTGGGAGCCCACATAAATTGTAAAGGAATGCTATTTTAAGCTGCTTGGTTGAGCAGAGAACCCAAGCCTGCATATATTGTCATAGAATGGAGTAATATTTCTGAGCAAACACCTATTGTTGGTGGATAGTGGCCTTTCCAAAACAAAGTTTCTGTGCTCTGTCCAGAGTTTTGTTTGGAAATACTACAAAGGTGGAGAGTTCGATTAAAAAAACAGTGTGGCAACATCTAACCCTGCTGATTTAGTTATTCCTAATACTTTGTGTGAATAAAGTCTTTGGTTTTGGTAAGCCTGtagaaacaaaatgtgtttttccaagGCTGTTGTTAAAGGGGGTATTACATGTCAAACTGGCAAATTTTCTTAACATTATCTGATGCTTCCTGTTACAAATGCCATTCTTTTCTCGTGGACTTGCAGCTAGGAAATGCTGGTTACTCAGGATGAAAGGCTGCATGCAGGGGAACTGCTTCAGGCTAAATCTGGGACGGTGGCAATAAGGGAGTTTGGCTTTTTAGCTGTTTCACAGAAGCAGGTCAAACcatatatttttgttgtgttaAGGCATTCATGAGAACTTCTTTAAATCCCTGAGTGCTTCTCTGCATTTGAGCAGAGATTTGATGCTTTACAAAAGGGGAAGGGTGATCTCTATGCCTTTCATTTAAATCTCTCTATGCTGTTTTATATCTTAGGCTGGAAAATCATATTGCAAAACTGCAGCTTAATTCCTGTCTAGAAAGTTTTGTTTGCTGGAACAGCGTTGGGCTCCACTGGCTTCAGAGTTAAAGCTCTGGAAAATTGGACTCGGTCCCATTGGATTTATGGAGTCTGCAGCAGACTCATGCTCTGAGTGTGCACAGGGCTGACTGCAGTCACAGTCATCTAAATCAAACATCAGCTGCATGTGTCCCACAGTGCACCTTCCCAAAAAGCAGGCAGAGAATGCAGATGCCCCTTGATTAGGAGGCAGAAGTCATGTGAAGGGGGTGCTGCTCAGAGGAACTCATGGAAGATGCCAATGGAAAGCCATCCCCTCTAAATTAGGGAAGAACACATCACCAGGAAAGGCTTCTTCCTTTACAGAAATCACCTGGCATGATCTGCCTCACACAACTTATCCCAAAGGGGAGGTGGAAAACAAGATAAATAACCTGTATGAAGTCTTTCCAGTTTGCTATCAGTAATTCTCATAGACCTTTCTTATCAGTCCAGCTTCACAGAAacaggctgagctcagctgaaCAAATACCTTTGGCCTGGCTAGGAGGCTTTTACTTCACAGGTGCTCCAAATGTGTTGATCCATCAGCCAGAGAAACCTCTTTTTTCTGGTATGTCACAGGATGAGGAGATGTAATCCCATTCAGGTCATGGCTTGGCTGCTGCTCGTGTCGGCTGGAAGGGAGTTATATCCTTCCCTGGTCTGAGTGCTTATCAAACAAGAGAAAAGGCTCCTTTaaagatactttaaaaagaagtgtTGGGTAGAGCCAGTGGAGAGTTCTGGGCGCTGCTCTGTAGCCCAGCATTCGATGTGTGCCAGAGTCCCTCAAGGAGCTGGTTTGCTTGTAGCCCCCCTGTGCTGAAGACGTCTGGACTTGAAGTTACACTTCTGGTGTGGAGGCATCTTTGTGGGTTTTGAATCTTGAGGGAAGCAAGGTTGTTtcacattttgctttaattcttactgcctgctgctgagagcacaTAAAGTAAAACCAATTTATGGCTGAGAATATCAAGATGCCCGATTCCCAGAGAGCTTGTTGTAGTACCTGCTTTTGTTATAGGACCTATATTCTCGGACTAGTCTTAGAATTTAGGTAACCTCAGCTGTTAAGATGTTTCTGCTTGAAATGTAAAGCACTTTCTTTACAAATCTGTTATTATCAGCAGAGGATGTGACAACTGAAGCCTCTAGTTTTGATGTGTATTTTGCAAGTGCCATTTTATATTATTAAGACTGTGAGTCCCTGCCTCTACCATtagaaaaatatgcatataaacCACCATTAGAAGGAGGTAATTTGATTATTTACCTATGCAGATATTTGGCGTCCTTTGGTAAGTTGTATATACATTTTCCACAATCTGCCATACATCACCTCTGCCTCGGATTCCCTTCTTCCCAGTGTCCTGTGGTGGATGGCTGGCATTTGAGTGTTCTGCCTTTTTTGCTCTTGACATTAGGCAGAGGACATTTGGGTGCACCATCAGGATGCTGCTGGCCAAAGGACCCAAACCTGGGGGAGTGGGGTGAGCACACAGGTAGCAGGATGTGCCTGTTGTTGGCACACCTGAAAGAACTTCAGTTCCCATGCAGGTAAGTATGTGTTGCTTTTTtggatttcccccccccccccccgatgCAATTTTCCTCTGCTATCAGCACACATCTGCAAAACCCACTGGAGAAGCCTGGGTCTCTTTTCTTGTTCTCTGCTGGTCTGCACAATGGATGGAATCTGTTCCTGCTGTCTGCTGCTGCCTTAGCTCCACTGGCAGAGGCCTGGGAGAGGGTCTGAAACTTCCAGCCCCGTGGGGGTGAATATAGCTGGATTatgcagaatttcttttcagtctctgtTAAAATCCAGGACAGACTCTAGGAAATGCTAGAGCTGAGAGGTTCCTCCCCTAACTCTTACAATTCACTGTGAATATgcacataaatttaaaaagacagcCTTTTACATCTCCAGCATTCATTTAAATATGTTCACTGTGTACTAGTGAAAACTGGAAGACAAATATGTACTTTTGTTATTCTTACTGAGTGATATTGAAAACTTGTATTTTTCCCAAGAGCCAAGAGCTAAGCCTCATGTTGAAATCATCTGGATTTTAGCCAGACAGCATTATGTACGTTTCCACTAGATTCTTCATTAAAGTTCTTCTTCTTATAATAGTTACAGTTCTTTATTTAGGAGTAAGGTATCATTAGGACACTGATAGGCTGTAGTTTTCATACCCCTGTATGAAatgcaaaacacaaacaaatgcaaacaacaaaccccaaaaccaaaagacaGGGACACtgtatgcttttaaaatgaaacaaagtttaaatatgatttttgtgattatttggaggggaggggggaaaaaatcccttcttccttcccagtgTTTCAGTAGAGTTCTTACCTGAGAAATAACTTCTGAATAAGGGCCAAACTGTGTAAGTTAATGAATTCTAATGATTGTTTACTGCAGTCCAAATAAACTTAGAAAGATGTGTCTGTATTTCCTCCATAACACTTAGGAGAAGCTCGGTGACTTTGGTTGCAGTATAAATGTTACTGCTAATTTAGAGAAACTACTTTTGAAGTGACCTCCTGTTCCCAGAGATGTAGAAGGAACCTTCTGTCAATATTTCGTGCACTGAAGCTCTTACGTTGTCTCTGCTTGCACCTAAGGCAAACCTCTTGTATCTTGATCTGAAATGAAGCTTCTCACGGATTTTCAGTGCCCTTTTattccagcagtgcctggctAGTGTGTTGGCTTTCCAAGTATTTCTTCAAATGCACCTCAGTCTTCATCTTACCTGGTCCTGAGAATCCTTGCTGTTTGGCAGAGCTGTCTGTGCCAGGTTTGGGGTTTCACTGCATGCTTGACTGTTCTGTTGTTACAGTGCTACTGCTAAATTTTGGACTGCTGATGTACATTTTTATAGGGTAgttcttttgcctttttgaaAGAATTATGACTTGGGGCTTGTAAAAGAAATGACGTGAACCGAGCTTAGCATATTTTCTGCTAGCTCTCCTTCAGGGGGTACTGGGAAGGACAAATTAATTGACGTAAATTTACAAATACATTGAGTGGGATTTGGTTTCTGCCTTTCCGTAGCAAAGACCCTTTAAATCTGAAAACATCCCGAGAAGGTAAATGGATATTAAGAAGGAATGTAAAGCGTGACTGCAGCGTGTACCTGAGGTGCATTTTTGTTGCTCATTTTTATCTCGGTGTGTTGCAGCTGAAATTCTAGAGCTGGCGGGAAACGCGGCGCGGGACAACAAGAAAGGGAGAATTGCCCCCAGACACATCCTCCTGGCAGTTGCAAATGATGAGGAACTGAATCAGGTACCTGTTCACTTTTTAGTGCAGGAGTCAAGTGCTGTGGCATAGGGGAAGGCTGGAAACAGTTTAGTCTGAGACATGAACATGGTTGTCAGAGCAGAAGGCAAGACCttcttaaataaaagcaaacaaaaccaaaggttCTGAGATACCTTATCTTAAATCTTATGGACAtaaattttgcttcttttgtagCCTGTGGGTCCTGTTGAAGTGTGTAGGCTTGATGCTTCATTCTTCTCAGGGACATGCaacacttgaagaaaatgtACCTTCTGCAAGACCATTTCCCAAAAAGCTtagaaatgtgtgttttctaTTATACTGGCTGTGAGGCCGTCTTGGGTAGGGATCTGGCTCACTCTGTTGCTGCCTCCCCACCCATTTGCCCATTAGCTGTGGTTTGCAGTGCTCTGACTCTCAGGATCATGTGCTCTGACTCTCAGGATCATGTGCTCTGACTCTCAGGATCACTTCTGCTAAACTTGGTGAGTGAGGACAGAAATCATCAGGATGGCCTGTAAATAGTACTATTCAGGGATGCCAAAAAGGTTCAGGCAGCATCAGAGTATCTCTTCTTGGTGGACCCCATGTTAAGATGGATGACATCATTCACACTTTGAATACTCCCGCACTTATTTTATCtgctttaaataatgaaaatgtggTGCCCATGAAGTCATGTGACTCTGTTTCTACTCAAGCAGACTGAAAAGTCAAAGCAGAGgccaggagagaaggaaaagcatgCTAACACTAccagccctttcccagctctgtggttCTGGCTGGTGACCTGTGAACTGGGATCTATAGAGATCCAGTGTTGTCTGTTAGGAATTAGCCAGACATCGTCCTCCACATAATATCACAGCCCACTCCTGTTGTttgtctctgcagagcaggtcCTTGGGGCTCTTCCTTGCTTTGTCACTGCATGTTTCCCTGCCAAAGGGGTCTGCATCCAGTCCtttgagcagggctgtgggacaggcaCTTTCTTAAGCAGCCCACAGgcacttttcttattttaccCACACTCAGTGTTTCTGAGTCACCAAAGACAAGTTTGCACAAGGATCACTGCACTGGAAGAGACAAGAGTGATTGTACAGCAGCAGAGTTCCCAGGATGTGCTGACTGACTTTGCTGTCACCTGCCAAGGTCCTTTGTATTGTGGATTTTCTCCCTAACAGTTTTTTGGTGGTGCAGGCTAAGAGGATCTGTAATATGCTCCTCTACACTGCTTCTCCTGGCAGTTGCTGAAAGGTGTGACTATTGCAAGTGGGGGTGTCCTGCCCAGAATTCAGCCTGAGCTTCTGGCCAAGAAACGGGGTGCCAAAGGGAAGTCTGAGACCAtcctttcccctgctcctgagAAGAAGGGGAGGAAATCCATGGTGAACAAAAAGAGTGGGAAGAAGGCAAAGTCTCCCAAGGCCCGGACATCCAAAAAGGTAAGCACAAGGCAGGTGCACATTCCATGCTGCCCTTTGCAGTACTTTCTTGATAACTGTGTGGAATCTCTTTACCTCCACGCTAACTGTGTGGCAGTGAGCTCTTGCTTTCAAACATTGTCTACTGGAGGGATGTCATGCCTTCAGCCTTGTGCAGTTGCTGAATTGCTGTTAGAGATTTTCCTAACTGCCCAGAGAACTTGTCCTGACGTGCTATGGCAGTGCCATTGTGACAAGCTCTTTGTTCCATGTGTTCTTAGCTGTGCTGTTGTTAGtggtttttaaaagaagaataaatgaaTCAGAACTTGAGCACTGCACCTTCCCTCGTGGTTGCCCTTCCTCTGTCACTATCCAAAATGGTTTAATTTGGTAAAGCAGTAACCCAGATCAGTGCTCTTGGTTTGTTGTTCCAGAGCATGCACCTTAAAAtgctgcttggttttgtttgggtagGATTAGATGATATTAAACTTTGACTTAAGCTTTTTAAACTTGCATTAAGCACATTTTTCTAGAGGCCTTTAAGCTTTGATAGAGTTCCGTAGCTGAGGATATGCAGAGacaatttttgaaaagaaaacaggagttGCTTAATAGGATGTTTATTAGGATGCCTCTGTGTATTGATCTCAGCCACCACCTTACTTTGAATTGTGCACATCAGAGTTTGAACTTGTTAGGAAAAGTTAGCTTCTTGACATACCTTAAAGCAAATACTGAAAGATGTGAGGAGATGCTCCTGCAGCCCTCTAGGGCTGGTGTGtttgctgctcctggagctAAGCAGCAAGAAGGATTTATGATTTATTAACTGAGActtaacagggtttttttcagatcacaaagttgttttttcttcagattgGGATATTTGACTGGGTTACTGAGTTACTAAATCTGATTTATTatgagctctgctctgttagcaacaaaaataaactagCACACACCCACCCATAAATACAACTTTAATTGTTAGTGAAACTACAGATGGCTGTGGGTGCCCCGAATCTGAATGTAACCACAAATGTATGTAATACCTCAGATGAACCACTGATGTTTAGCATTATATAAATAGAGCAGACCTCTGTTGTTATATAATCTTTGGGATTAGAAGGCTACAAGTAATATACTGATCTGAGAAGATTAGATTTATAGTAACTAATTAAATCTATCCATTACTCAATAATGGtatatgttgattttttttttcccttttgagaGTCCTtgcttccctgctttttttgtcCCCTCAAatagaacaaacaaaaagacaatgaaaaagaaGGAGCTTCAAACTCAACATCTGAGGATGGACCTGGGGATGGTTTCACTATCTTGTCCTCCAAGAGCCTTGTGCCAGGACAAAAGGTAATATGAAGTTAGAATGGATTGTGGGGCCTGGCATTAACAAAAGGATGAGTTTGATCCAACAGCACTGCAAAATCTCTGTGTTCTGCCTTAGTGGTTCCAAATTTAAGGCCAAAACTCACTCAAGTCATTGGCAAGGTCTCAAAAGTATGTCTGCAGATAAGTGCTGGTCAGCCCCTCTGCAGAGATCCACACTGAATCATTTCTTGGCCTAAGCAGGACTTGGGTTTTGATCGGTTTGGCTTTGTCTATGTTGTGCTGACATACTGCCAAACCAGGTTTAAACTTCTAGGCTATTTATTGTTTCTAAAAGAGTATTTCTGGGCCAGGTCCCAGGATCACCCAGAGCTTGTTGGTTTGTGCCAGAAGCCTGGATGCTCCATCTGAAAGTGGGCTGTGGGACTCTGCTTTGTCAGTGTTCCAACTGAGGACCTCACCAGAGCTGCAGAACATTCCTACTGCTCCATCTCAGCACAGGCTGTGGCATCCTGCCTGGCCAGAGTTACAAAACTGTCCCACCAAAATACATCTCCTTGGTGTTCCATCGACTGTGCCCTGTGTTTATTACTTTTTGTTCCCCTGTAGTCTCCAAGaacaagagggttttttttgtcttccttaaTTTTTGAACCCTCTGAATTAAATTGGAGGTTTTCTTACAGATTTAGCTATGggaatataattaattttttgttattatttatgcCAGGAATGAGTAATTAATCACTGGGGTTGTGAAGCCTTCATAGATCAGGATAGTGCTCAGCCCATCTTCTCAGCCCCCTTACAGTAGTTCTCTGAGGGCAAGTGCTTCTACAGGAGAAACACTTTTtagtttccttatttttctctttaaaccaGAGCATTTCCAAAATCAGcccttttttctccaaagtgTGATGCTAGAACACTGATTTTTCTAGCAGTAACTTCCTCTGGAGCAAACTCCCAAGCTGTGGGCATATCACCAAATAATTGGAGCGGTGTGCAAATTAATTAatcaaaagctgaaaatcagAATCACACACACTGAACACAATAAAATAACTGATCTCTGAAAGACTGAATCCAGACttctttcattttagtttttttgtggtatgaaaatgcttttgcattcgcattactattttatttttttcctatcccctcattattatttttcagctttctctgaCACAGAGTGACATCAGCCATATTGGCTCCATGAAAGTAGAAGGCATCGTTCACCCCACAACTGCTGAAATAGATCTCAAGGAGGAAATAGGTGAGGTTCTGctacaggcagaaaaaaacaggtcTAGAGTTGGAACAGTAGCTGGTCTactggctgcctgctgagatCTCATCCTGTTTCATCTGAATCTTCCCCAGGCCATAAATATCATTTacaacacttctgaaaatcaggctGGATCTGACTAGGTATAACAGGCTAATCACtaatttatctttgttttgttttttttaatgatgccTTGTGACAAGCAAAACACAGATAATTGGTTGAAGCACATGAGCAGCAAAGGTGTAAATAATCATTACTGCTGTCTTTTCTtggattatttttatgtttaccTCTGAAATTTCTCTTACAAAACTTATACATTAATAGCACTGCTAATTATGCTTTTCAGTATAGGATATGACATAATTTAGAAATACTCATGTACAAAGCCTTATCCTGCTCATGTGAAATAAGGAAATATTATCAttacaaatacagaaattgaAGCAGGAGGGAGGTAAAAAGCTATTAGTCCCTCAGGTAGGGGGGCACAGAATCTAGGCTTTGGGATCATTGTTTTGTAGTCATCAAGACCTTCACTGGCAtctcagctgtgtttgtttCAGCAAGTAGTAGGGTTTGTATGCTGAACTGATTCTGGAGGCTGAAAATCTGAGTCCTGAAAATTCTCACTATTTTAGCCATAAATCAGAGTAAGTAAGATAGCTTTCTTGCAGATATTTATATTAAAGTAATTTCCAGTAGTATAATAGAGGGCTCTTCAAAATCAATAAAAAGTAACTTTATCTGTGTCTAGGCACAGTGGCAAACATAaacatcagctgctgctgataCAGGGAGACGGGATAATAAGTGTACAGTGTTCTTTGAAAGAATGCAGAGTTGTTTTTCCACGCTGATGCTCTGAAGCCAAGGCCTTTTGCTCCGTGTCCTTGCAGGCAAAGCGTTGGAAAAGGCTGGAGGAAAAGAGTTTTTAGAAACAGTGAAAGAGCTTCGCAAATCTCAAGGACCTTTGGAAGTTGCTGAAGGTAAAAAGGATACTGCAGTCTGCCTTGGAACCAGCTCATTTCATATGTTCTTTTCTCTGGACATTCTGGTCTGTTCTGGATTATATATGTGCCTTTGCTTGTGTGATGTAAATGTTTCCTCTTCGAAGCTGCTGCTGATGTGAACAACCTGCTGAGGGGGCAAAAAAGGAGGAATAGGATGCCTGTGTGCTGTGTACGTTCTGTCTTTGGGCTGATTAATTTCTCTTAGGCAACTTCTGTCTGCAGGAGCCCCAAACCTAAGAAAATCTTGTGCTGTCACCTATGTGCCgtctttcctgctctgtttgtACTGATTTTTGGAAGAGCAATTGCTTAGGCACTACAACTAAACTATTAGAAGAACTCCCTGCAAGGGTTTAATGCATCTGTAGCAGTGAATGGGTTGAGACTTGAGCTTGTGCTTTCCTTTGTGGACAAATTAAACCAGTTTATAGGGATTAAAGGTGGCTGGAAGACGGATTACAGAAAGTTATAATATGTCTTATTTGACTTAGTATCTCAATACTCAAGAAAGTAAATGCTTTAAATTGTCTCATTTTGGAAATTTTCTAAATGAGTAGCCTACTTTTATAATCTCAAATGACAGGGAAATTTTTATACGAGATAATGTGCTTCACTTTCACATCTAATCAAATTTATCTGCCCTAAAATCAAAGtaaactgcttttctctgtaATGGTGGACATGTGAATACATCAAAGTTTTTCATCCTTGGGCTAATTTCATCCTGCACAGCTAATATCAGAGAGTTTAACCTGAGTTTCCCCAGACCCAGATTTCCAGTAGTTCTGATGGTCACAGTTACAACAAAATCAAACTGATACCATGCTGTGGACTCtgcaggtcctggagaaatATTAggctttctgaaaaattaatctgagtTTCCTAATTGGACATAACTGGTGGGGACCTTCAACAAGCATCTTTGATTTTCTTGTCCTTATCTGAAATTACCCAGCTGTGTAAATATTACTCCCCAACACTCTGGAGCTGTAAtatgatggtgatgatgatgcAGGATATTTGTGCAAAGCATTCGgtgacagcactgcagaaatgtCTGTTGGAGGATGAGCGCTGCCGTGTTCAGGGCAAGGTTTCGGTACTTTgcataaaaaaacctcagaggCCATGCTGAATGAGAGAGCTGAAAACCATTATTGAATAACTGTGTGCTAACCAAATGAGCTCTGGGTTCTTTGGTC
It includes:
- the LOC116789986 gene encoding core histone macro-H2A.2 produces the protein MSGRSGKKKMSKLSRSSRAGVIFPVGRMMRYLKKGTYKYRIGVGAPVYMAAVIEYLAAEILELAGNAARDNKKGRIAPRHILLAVANDEELNQLLKGVTIASGGVLPRIQPELLAKKRGAKGKSETILSPAPEKKGRKSMVNKKSGKKAKSPKARTSKKNKQKDNEKEGASNSTSEDGPGDGFTILSSKSLVPGQKLSLTQSDISHIGSMKVEGIVHPTTAEIDLKEEIGKALEKAGGKEFLETVKELRKSQGPLEVAEAALTQSSGLAAKFVIHCHIPQWGSDKCEEQLEETVKNCLTAAEDKKLKSVAFPPFPSGRNCFPKQTAAQVTLRAISTHFDGTSSSSLKNIYFLLFDSESIGIYVQEMAKLDTK